The proteins below come from a single Asanoa ferruginea genomic window:
- a CDS encoding YbaK/EbsC family protein gives MGTLKTEAALARADLLAKPVVEALEKWPTDAAVPVDEILVAPIDADLADTAAFCDAYEVGLDVSANCVIVAGKRGGDVRYAACLVLATTRADVNGVVRKLLDVRKASFAPMDEAVELTGMEYGGITPIGLPADWPILIDSRVAATAQVIIGSGVRHSKIELPGAALALLPNAQVVDDLAR, from the coding sequence ATGGGAACGCTGAAGACCGAGGCGGCTCTGGCACGGGCCGACCTGCTGGCGAAGCCGGTTGTCGAGGCTCTGGAGAAGTGGCCCACCGATGCCGCGGTGCCGGTCGACGAGATCCTGGTCGCGCCGATCGATGCCGACCTCGCGGACACCGCCGCTTTCTGCGATGCCTACGAGGTCGGGCTCGACGTGTCGGCCAACTGTGTGATCGTGGCCGGCAAGCGCGGCGGCGACGTGCGTTACGCCGCCTGCCTGGTGCTGGCCACCACCCGGGCCGACGTCAACGGCGTCGTGCGGAAGCTGCTCGACGTGCGCAAGGCGAGCTTCGCGCCGATGGACGAGGCCGTGGAGCTGACCGGCATGGAATATGGCGGCATCACGCCGATCGGGTTGCCGGCCGACTGGCCGATCCTGATCGACTCGCGGGTCGCCGCCACGGCGCAGGTGATCATCGGGTCCGGGGTGCGGCACAGCAAGATCGAGCTGCCGGGTGCGGCGCTCGCGTTGCTGCCCAACGCCCAGGTGGTCGACGATCTGGCGCGCTGA
- a CDS encoding DsbA family oxidoreductase: protein MEIEIYADVVCPWCFIGKRRLEKALESYPGDVTVRYRPFQLDPSPVPRPEPTIEALARKFGGPERARQITEQTTQTALRDGLELNFAKSLTANTFDAHRLVRVADQVGKSEALVEALYQAHFVDGVDVGSHDELARLAGTVGLDEAEAKAYLDSGEGTDETRAALAEARDLGVTAVPMFVFAGKYGVSGAQEPATLLEVLAEVEKREAASAS, encoded by the coding sequence GTGGAGATCGAAATCTACGCCGACGTCGTCTGCCCCTGGTGCTTCATCGGAAAGCGCCGGCTGGAGAAGGCCCTCGAGTCCTACCCCGGCGACGTGACCGTGCGCTACCGCCCGTTCCAGCTCGACCCCTCCCCCGTGCCGCGGCCGGAACCGACCATCGAGGCGCTGGCACGCAAGTTCGGTGGCCCGGAGCGGGCCCGCCAGATCACCGAGCAGACCACCCAGACCGCTCTCCGCGACGGCCTGGAGCTCAACTTCGCGAAGTCGCTGACGGCCAACACGTTCGACGCGCACCGGCTGGTCCGCGTGGCCGACCAGGTCGGCAAGTCCGAAGCGTTGGTCGAGGCGCTCTACCAGGCCCACTTCGTCGACGGCGTCGACGTCGGCTCACACGATGAGTTGGCCCGGCTGGCCGGCACCGTCGGCCTGGACGAGGCCGAGGCGAAGGCCTACCTCGACTCGGGTGAGGGCACCGACGAGACGCGCGCGGCCCTGGCCGAGGCACGCGACCTCGGCGTCACCGCGGTGCCGATGTTCGTCTTCGCCGGCAAATACGGCGTCAGCGGCGCACAGGAGCCGGCCACCCTGCTCGAGGTCCTGGCCGAGGTCGAGAAGCGCGAGGCTGCCTCAGCTAGTTGA
- a CDS encoding SufE family protein, producing MPPKLAEIVDEFRTAPRDVVLEMLLEYSDAVPPLPAELADHAGMEPVPECQTPFFLKVEVADDKTVTTWFDCPPEAPTTRAFAGILSEGLAGATADEVLSVPDDLYQQMGLAQAISPLRVRGGSAILARLKRQVREQIA from the coding sequence ATGCCACCGAAGCTGGCCGAGATCGTCGACGAGTTCCGCACCGCGCCGCGTGACGTCGTGCTTGAGATGCTGCTCGAATACTCCGACGCGGTGCCGCCGTTGCCGGCCGAACTGGCCGACCACGCCGGCATGGAGCCCGTCCCCGAATGCCAGACGCCGTTCTTCCTCAAGGTCGAAGTGGCCGACGACAAGACGGTGACCACCTGGTTCGACTGCCCGCCGGAGGCACCGACGACACGGGCCTTCGCCGGCATCCTGTCCGAAGGCCTGGCCGGCGCGACCGCCGACGAGGTGCTCTCGGTGCCCGACGACCTCTACCAGCAGATGGGCCTGGCGCAGGCGATCAGCCCGCTGCGGGTACGCGGCGGCAGCGCGATCCTGGCAAGGTTGAAGCGTCAGGTGCGGGAACAGATCGCCTGA